One window of the Thermoleophilaceae bacterium genome contains the following:
- a CDS encoding ABC transporter permease, with the protein MAHLAAREVASLHRFTLLGWAWPLVRQLAQLGVLVIAFSHVLHLGVPHYAPFVFSGLIAWNWFSTGVANGTSSLLDRRHLVFQPRFPLVALPLVAVTVPLIDLLLALPVLAVMVVATTGLHWTILFLPVLVVIQLTLMAGIAWLTAAATIYFRDVRHIVGVGVTMLFYFTPVFYDLARLPDRYRSLLRINPMTTIVDGYHSIVLGGTLPAPGWLALVAAVSVIVAGSGLVFFNRLSPGFVDEL; encoded by the coding sequence GTGGCTCATCTCGCCGCGCGCGAGGTGGCGTCGCTGCATCGGTTCACGCTGCTCGGCTGGGCCTGGCCGCTCGTGCGCCAGCTCGCCCAGCTCGGCGTGCTCGTGATCGCGTTCTCGCACGTGCTCCACCTCGGGGTGCCTCATTACGCGCCGTTCGTCTTCTCCGGCCTGATCGCGTGGAACTGGTTCAGCACCGGCGTGGCCAACGGCACCTCGTCGCTGCTCGACCGCCGCCACCTCGTGTTCCAGCCGCGCTTCCCGCTTGTCGCGTTGCCGCTCGTGGCCGTGACGGTACCGCTGATCGACCTGCTGCTTGCTCTGCCCGTTCTGGCGGTGATGGTGGTGGCCACCACCGGGCTGCACTGGACGATCCTCTTCCTGCCGGTGCTCGTGGTCATCCAGCTCACGCTGATGGCCGGGATCGCCTGGCTCACCGCCGCGGCGACCATCTACTTCCGTGACGTCCGGCACATCGTGGGGGTGGGCGTGACCATGCTCTTCTACTTCACGCCGGTGTTCTACGACCTGGCGCGCCTGCCCGATCGGTACCGCTCGCTGCTTCGCATCAACCCGATGACCACGATCGTGGACGGATACCACTCGATCGTGCTGGGCGGCACGCTCCCCGCACCGGGCTGGCTCGCGCTGGTGGCAGCGGTGAGCGTGATCGTGGCCGGCTCCGGTCTCGTCTTCTTCAACCGCCTCAGCCCCGGCTTCGTGGACGAGCTGT